Genomic DNA from Pseudomonas helmanticensis:
CAAATGAAGGAAAGCCGTCTGCGCAGCGCGCTGGCGCCGATCCGTGAAAACTACGATTACATTTTGATCGACTGCCCGCCGTCGCTGTCGATGCTGACGCTGAACGCATTGGTCGCCGCTGACGGGGTCATTATCCCCATGCAGTGCGAGTACTTTGCGCTCGAAGGTCTCAGCGACCTTGTGGATAACATCAAGCGCATCGCCGAGTTGTTGAACCCGAACCTGAAAGTCGAAGGCCTGCTGCGGACCATGTATGACCCGCGTCTGAGCCTGATGAATGACGTTTCGGCACAGCTCAAGGAACACTTCGGCGAGCAGCTGTATGACACGGTGATTCCTCGCAACATCCGCCTGGCCGAAGCGCCGAGCTATGGCATGCCGGCACTGGCCTACGACAAGCAATCGCGTGGCGCCCTGGCTTATCTGGCCCTGGCCGGCGAGATGGTTCGCCGTCAGCGCAAAAATTCACGCATCGCCGCCGCTCAGGCAACTTAAGGAATCCCCATGGCCGTCAAGAAACGAGGTCTCGGACGTGGACTGGA
This window encodes:
- a CDS encoding ParA family protein, translated to MAKVFAIANQKGGVGKTTTCINLAASLVATKRRVLLIDLDPQGNATMGSGVDKHGLENSVYDLLIGECDLAQAMHYSEHGGYQLLPANRDLTAAEVVLLEMQMKESRLRSALAPIRENYDYILIDCPPSLSMLTLNALVAADGVIIPMQCEYFALEGLSDLVDNIKRIAELLNPNLKVEGLLRTMYDPRLSLMNDVSAQLKEHFGEQLYDTVIPRNIRLAEAPSYGMPALAYDKQSRGALAYLALAGEMVRRQRKNSRIAAAQAT